The following proteins are encoded in a genomic region of Amphiura filiformis chromosome 18, Afil_fr2py, whole genome shotgun sequence:
- the LOC140139888 gene encoding sodium- and chloride-dependent glycine transporter 2-like, with amino-acid sequence MAEDGVQIKEYANDENKERGNWGSKLDFILSCTGYAVGLGNVWRFPYLTYRNGGGAFLIPYFVMLVFAGLPIFFLEISFGQYCSEGPVTAWKSVPMMRGIGYGMLLANYFGGISYNIIITYSLYYLFSSFTSMLPWVGCNHSWNSIYCSDLFDDCVANKTSIIVNNGTCVPLDSLNDTSRDYYKVSVLPNGSYDISNYMDPLGDGRERSVEEFWINGVLRESPSMNETGTIVWQLALTLLLAWIIVFLCLIKGIKSSGKVVYFTATFPYLVLIILLVRGLTLPGYYEGIKFFITPDVSQLAESRVWLDAAVQIFYSLSAAWGGLLTLASYNKFHNNCYFDSILVPAINSCTSLLAGFVIFSIIGFMAHELDLPVSEVAESGFGLAFIAYPEAVARMPISPLWAILFFLMLLTLGLDSEFVIIESVVTAIVDDYPDKLRKHKTKVTFCACVVGYLIGLICVTNAGGYWASLLDSYSAGFPIIVFAILESVGISWIYGAKRFTNDIRSMVGDAYIDFLGGWPFKVWPLMWSMITPAILMFVLMFSFLNWEEPEYNGPYPVWARIIGWLISVSCVVWIPVIMVYEFFRAEGNLQQRWKAMSSPTDNWGPALQQFRDEAWEVHKAHGTTMGGALKLPGAMPVQYTPDGEVGLENIAYE; translated from the exons ATGGCTGAAGACGGG GTCCAAATCAAGGAGTACGCCAATGACGAGAATAAAGAGAGGGGTAATTGGGGCAGTAAACTTGATTTCATTCTATCGTGTACTGGTTATGCTGTCGGTTTAGGAAATGTATGGAGGTTTCCATACCTCACCTACAGAAATGGCGGAG GTGCATTTCTCATACCCTACTTTGTGATGTTGGTGTTTGCTGGTCTACCTATATTCTTTCTCGAAATAAGCTTTGGACAGTATTGCAGTGAAGGACCAGTGACTGCCTGGAAATCGGTCCCAATGATGAGAG GTATTGGCTACGGCATGCTCCTTGCCAACTACTTCGGTGGTATCTCCTATAACATCATCATCACCTATTCCTTGTATTACCTCTTCTCATCGTTCACCTCTATGCTCCCTTGGGTTGGATGCAATCACTCATGGAACAGCATATACTGTAGCGACCTATTTGACGACTGTGTTGCAAATAAAACCAGCATCATCGTAAATAATG GTACATGTGTTCCGTTGGATTCATTAAATGACACATCGCGTGATTACTACAAAGTATCTGTTTTACCCAATGGAAGTTAtgatatttcaaattatatggATCCACTGGGTGACGGTCGTGAACGATCCGTAGAAGAATTTTGGAT CAATGGTGTACTACGGGAATCCCCTAGTATGAATGAGACTGGTACCATCGTGTGGCAGCTGGCATTGACTCTCCTCCTGGCTTGGATTATAGTCTTCCTATGTCTCATCAAGGGAATCAAATCATCTGGAAAG GTTGTATATTTCACTGCTACCTTCCCGTATTTGGTTCTCATCATCTTACTTGTCCGTGGATTAACTCTTCCTGGATACTACGAAGGAATCAAGTTCTTCATTACACCTGATGTTTCTCAACTCGCTGAGTCACGT GTCTGGCTAGATGCTGCAGTCCAGATATTCTATTCACTCAGCGCTGCCTGGGGAGGTCTCTTGACGTTAGCTTCTTATAACAAATTCCACAACAATTGCTACTT CGATTCAATACTTGTCCCCGCTATCAATTCTTGTACAAGTCTTTTGGCTGGATTTGTCATCTTTTCCATTATTGGATTTATGGCGCATGAGTTGGATCTTCCAGTGTCAGAAGTGGCTGAAAGTG GTTTTGGGTTAGCGTTCATTGCTTACCCGGAGGCCGTAGCGCGCATGCCCATTTCGCCACTGTGGGCTATTCTGTTCTTCCTTATGCTGCTAACATTAGGACTCGATAGTGAG TTTGTAATCATCGAATCAGTAGTTACCGCAATAGTTGACGATTATCCAGATAAATTACGGAAGCATAAGACAAAGGTTACATTCTGCGCCTGTGTGGTTGGTTATCTCATAGGTCTTATATGTGTCACCAAT GCGGGAGGTTATTGGGCATCGCTACTAGACAGTTACTCAGCCGGTTTTCCAATCATCGTGTTCGCCATCTTGGAATCTGTAGGAATATCATGGATTTATGGTGCCAAACGATTCACCAATGACATCAGGTCGATGGTTGGTGATGCTTACATAGATTTCTTAGGAGGATGGCCATTTAAAGTGTGGCCATTGATGTGGAGTATGATAACGCCAGCCATTCTAATG tttgtgCTGATGTTCAGTTTCCTGAATTGGGAAGAACCGGAATATAATGGACCATACCCAGTATGGGCGCGAATCATTGGTTGGCTGATCTCTGTTAGCTGTGTAGTCTGGATACCCGTCATAATGGTGTATGAATTCTTCAGAGCTGAAGGAAATCTACAACAG CGTTGGAAGGCAATGTCATCACCCACCGATAACTGGGGACCAGCTCTTCAACAATTCCGAGACGAGGCTTGGGAAGTACACAAGGCTCATGGTACCACAATGGGTGGTGCGCTAAAGCTTCCTGGAGCAATGCCTGTGCAATACACACCAGATGGAGAAGTTGGACTAGAAAATATTGCTTACGAATGA